One stretch of Vulpes lagopus strain Blue_001 chromosome X, ASM1834538v1, whole genome shotgun sequence DNA includes these proteins:
- the LAGE3 gene encoding EKC/KEOPS complex subunit LAGE3 isoform X2, translating to MQAADAGAGGGAEGADDGADGPGSPGGAGEATAAALGRAPPVTRPRHAPRPGGDAAATAGRTGGRTYVFALCVPFPSAVEAEIACGSLAPDAEPHGGVVEKQLTVRGSVLAVFLDQLSLVMRTMQRFGPPATR from the exons ATGCAGGCGGCAGACGCAGGCGCGGGAGGCGGCGCGGAAGGCGCGGACGATGGCGCGGACGGCCCCGGCTCTCCCGGCGGGGCGGGCGAGGCGACTGCTGCTGCCCTCGGCAGAGCCCCGCCTGTCACGCGGCCCCGGCACGCCCCTAGGCCCGGCGGAGACGCCGCCGCCACGGCTGGAAGGACGGGCGGCCGCACCTACGTGTT TGCCCTCTGCGTGCCTTTCCCGTCGGCCGTGGAGGCAGAGATCGCCTGCGGGTCCCTGGCCCCCGACGCCGAGCCCCACGGAGGGGTCGTCGAGAAGCAGCTCACCGTGAGGGGCAGCGTCCTGGCGGT TTTTCTGGACCAGCTTTCCCTGGTGATGCGGACCATGCAGCGCTTCGGGCCTCCCGCCACCCGCTGA
- the LAGE3 gene encoding EKC/KEOPS complex subunit LAGE3 isoform X1, with product MQAADAGAGGGAEGADDGADGPGSPGGAGEATAAALGRAPPVTRPRHAPRPGGDAAATAGRTGGRTYVFALCVPFPSAVEAEIACGSLAPDAEPHGGVVEKQLTVRGSVLAVRWRATNPRLLRISIISFLDQLSLVMRTMQRFGPPATR from the exons ATGCAGGCGGCAGACGCAGGCGCGGGAGGCGGCGCGGAAGGCGCGGACGATGGCGCGGACGGCCCCGGCTCTCCCGGCGGGGCGGGCGAGGCGACTGCTGCTGCCCTCGGCAGAGCCCCGCCTGTCACGCGGCCCCGGCACGCCCCTAGGCCCGGCGGAGACGCCGCCGCCACGGCTGGAAGGACGGGCGGCCGCACCTACGTGTT TGCCCTCTGCGTGCCTTTCCCGTCGGCCGTGGAGGCAGAGATCGCCTGCGGGTCCCTGGCCCCCGACGCCGAGCCCCACGGAGGGGTCGTCGAGAAGCAGCTCACCGTGAGGGGCAGCGTCCTGGCGGT CCGCTGGAGAGCTACGAACCCCCGTCTCCTCCGAATCTCCATCATCAGTTTTCTGGACCAGCTTTCCCTGGTGATGCGGACCATGCAGCGCTTCGGGCCTCCCGCCACCCGCTGA
- the UBL4A gene encoding ubiquitin-like protein 4A → MQLTVKALQGRECSLQVSEDEPVSTLKHLVSEKLNVPVRQQRLLFKGKALADGKRLSDYSVGPNSKLNLVVKPLEKVLLEESAARRLAEAPPPAAPAWQLVSKVLARHFSAADASRVLDQLQRDYERSLNRLTLDDIERLASRFLHPEVTEAMEKGFSK, encoded by the exons ATGCAGCTGACAGTGAAAGCGCTCCAGGGCCGCGAGTGCAGCCTGCAG GTGTCGGAGGACGAGCCCGTGTCCACGCTGAAGCACCTGGTTTCCGAGAAACTCAACGTCCCCGTGCGCCAGCAGCGGCTGCTGTTCAAGGGCAAGGCCCTGGCAG ATGGGAAAAGACTCTCGGATTACAGCGTGGGGCCCAATTCCAAGCTGAACCTAGTGGTCAAACCTCTGGAGAAGGTGTTACTGGAAGAAAGCGCCGCCCGCAGACTCGCCGAGGCGCCGCCTCCAGCCGCCCCAGCCTGGCAGCTGGTCTCCAAAGTCCTGGCCCGCCACTTCAGTGCGGCGGATGCCAGCAGAGTCCTCGACCAGCTACAGAGG GATTATGAGAGGTCCCTGAATCGCCTGACGCTGGATGACATCGAACGCTTGGCGAGCCGCTTTCTGCACCCTGAAGTGACTGAAGCTATGGAGAAGGGGTTCTCCAAATAA
- the SLC10A3 gene encoding P3 protein isoform X1, protein MLSWTKASREELCHLGTQPRATPSPWTLLWATGQHQRGCSPEPQRAWTHGPLGGAMVFRRGRGSCRWWPGLGVGGGYPGPLGLLRASLLLVSLPLGARGTASANLSTAVSQMVPLPGGRYLSIGDGSVLEFEFPEESEGIIVISSQYPGQGNRTGPRPVLKVTSLDTEVLTIKNVSAITWGGGGGFVVSIHSGLPGLAPLHIQLMDPRETPPLLIEERRDFCIKVSPAEDTPTALGTDMVHFSENPILYLLLPLIFVNKCSFGCKVELEVLKGLLQSPQPMLLGLLGQFLVMPFYAFLMAKVFMLPKALALGLIITCSSPGGGGSYLFSLLLGGDVTLAISMTFISTVAATGFLPLSSAIYSHLLSIHETLHVPISKILGTLLFIAIPIAAGVVIKSKLPKFSQLLLQVIKPFSFVLLLGGLFLAYRMGVFILAGVRLPIVLVGLTVPLVGLLVGYCLATCLKLPVAQRRTVSIEVGVQNSLLALAMLQLSLRRLQADYASQAPFIVALSGTSEMLALVIGHFIYSSLCSVP, encoded by the exons ATGCTAAGCTGGACCAAGGCCTCCCGG GAAGAGCTCTGCCATCTGGGAACACAGCCCAGGGCCACGCCCAGCCCATGGACCCTTCTCTGGGCAACCGGACAGCACCAGCGGGGCTGCTCTCCTGAGCCACAGAGGGCCTGGACACACGGTCCTCTGGGAGGAGCCATGGTGttcaggaggggcaggggcagctgtCGGTGGTGGCCTGGACTGGGAGTCGGGGGAGGTTACCCAGGCCCCCTAGGCCTGCTCAGGGCTTCCTTGCTGCTTGTCAGCCTGCCTTTGGGGGCCCGGGGAACAGCCAGTGCCAACCTCAGCACAGCTGTGAGCCAGATGGTGCCACTGCCAGGGGGCCGATACTTGAGCATTGGGGACGGCTCTGTACTGGAGTTTGAGTTCCCAGAGGAGAGCGAGGGCATCATCGTGATCTCCAGCCAGTACCCGGGCCAGGGCAACAGGACAGGGCCCAGGCCGGTGCTGAAGGTCACCTCCTTGGACACAGAGGTGCTGACCATCAAGAACGTGAGTGCCATAACCTGGGGCGGTGGGGGCGGCTTTGTGGTGAGCATCCACTCAGGCCTGCCTGGGCTAGCCCCACTGCACATCCAGCTCATGGACCCCCGTGAGACCCCGCCCTTGCTAATTGAGGAACGGAGAGATTTCTGCATCAAGGTGTCACCTGCCGAAGACACCCCCACTGCCCTCGGCACCGACATGGTCCACTTCTCAGAGAACCCAATACTCTACTTGCTCCTGCCTCTTATCTTTGTCAACAAGTGTTCATTTGGGTGCAAAGTAGAACTCGAGGTTCTGAAGGGGCTCCTGCAGAGCCCCCAGCCTATgctgctgggcctcctgggccAGTTCCTGGTCATGCCCTTCTATGCTTTCCTGATGGCCAAGGTCTTCATGCTGCCCAAGGCCCTGGCTCTAGGCCTCATCATCACCTGCTCGTCTCCTGGCGGCGGGGGGAGCTACCTCTTCAGCCTCCTCCTTGGAGGGGACGTCACCCTGGCCATCTCCATGACTTTCATCTCAACAGTGGCTGCCACCGGCTTCCTGCCGTTGTCCTCCGCCATCTACAGCCATCTGCTCAGCATCCATGAAACCCTCCACGTGCCCATCTCCaagatcctggggaccctgctgtTCATCGCTATCCCCATAGCAGCAGGCGTGGTGATCAAGTCCAAGCTCCCCAAGTTCTCCCAGTTGCTGCTGCAGGTCATCAAGCCCTTCAGCTTTGTGCTTCTCCTGGGTGGCCTCTTCCTGGCCTACCGCATGGGGGTCTTCATCCTGGCTGGTGTCAGGCTGCCCATCGTACTGGTGGGCCTCACAGTGCCCCTGGTTGGCCTCCTGGTGGGCTACTGTCTGGCCACCTGCCTGAAGCTGCCAGTGGCCCAGCGGCGGACGGTGAGCATTGAGGTAGGGGTGCAGAACAGCCTGCTGGCCTTGGCCATGCTGCAGTTGTCCCTCCGGCGCCTTCAAGCCGACTACGCCTCCCAGGCCCCCTTCATTGTAGCACTGAGCGGCACCTCGGAGATGCTGGCCTTGGTGATCGGCCACTTCATCTACAGCAGCCTGTGCTCAGTCCCCTGA
- the SLC10A3 gene encoding P3 protein isoform X2 translates to MVFRRGRGSCRWWPGLGVGGGYPGPLGLLRASLLLVSLPLGARGTASANLSTAVSQMVPLPGGRYLSIGDGSVLEFEFPEESEGIIVISSQYPGQGNRTGPRPVLKVTSLDTEVLTIKNVSAITWGGGGGFVVSIHSGLPGLAPLHIQLMDPRETPPLLIEERRDFCIKVSPAEDTPTALGTDMVHFSENPILYLLLPLIFVNKCSFGCKVELEVLKGLLQSPQPMLLGLLGQFLVMPFYAFLMAKVFMLPKALALGLIITCSSPGGGGSYLFSLLLGGDVTLAISMTFISTVAATGFLPLSSAIYSHLLSIHETLHVPISKILGTLLFIAIPIAAGVVIKSKLPKFSQLLLQVIKPFSFVLLLGGLFLAYRMGVFILAGVRLPIVLVGLTVPLVGLLVGYCLATCLKLPVAQRRTVSIEVGVQNSLLALAMLQLSLRRLQADYASQAPFIVALSGTSEMLALVIGHFIYSSLCSVP, encoded by the coding sequence ATGGTGttcaggaggggcaggggcagctgtCGGTGGTGGCCTGGACTGGGAGTCGGGGGAGGTTACCCAGGCCCCCTAGGCCTGCTCAGGGCTTCCTTGCTGCTTGTCAGCCTGCCTTTGGGGGCCCGGGGAACAGCCAGTGCCAACCTCAGCACAGCTGTGAGCCAGATGGTGCCACTGCCAGGGGGCCGATACTTGAGCATTGGGGACGGCTCTGTACTGGAGTTTGAGTTCCCAGAGGAGAGCGAGGGCATCATCGTGATCTCCAGCCAGTACCCGGGCCAGGGCAACAGGACAGGGCCCAGGCCGGTGCTGAAGGTCACCTCCTTGGACACAGAGGTGCTGACCATCAAGAACGTGAGTGCCATAACCTGGGGCGGTGGGGGCGGCTTTGTGGTGAGCATCCACTCAGGCCTGCCTGGGCTAGCCCCACTGCACATCCAGCTCATGGACCCCCGTGAGACCCCGCCCTTGCTAATTGAGGAACGGAGAGATTTCTGCATCAAGGTGTCACCTGCCGAAGACACCCCCACTGCCCTCGGCACCGACATGGTCCACTTCTCAGAGAACCCAATACTCTACTTGCTCCTGCCTCTTATCTTTGTCAACAAGTGTTCATTTGGGTGCAAAGTAGAACTCGAGGTTCTGAAGGGGCTCCTGCAGAGCCCCCAGCCTATgctgctgggcctcctgggccAGTTCCTGGTCATGCCCTTCTATGCTTTCCTGATGGCCAAGGTCTTCATGCTGCCCAAGGCCCTGGCTCTAGGCCTCATCATCACCTGCTCGTCTCCTGGCGGCGGGGGGAGCTACCTCTTCAGCCTCCTCCTTGGAGGGGACGTCACCCTGGCCATCTCCATGACTTTCATCTCAACAGTGGCTGCCACCGGCTTCCTGCCGTTGTCCTCCGCCATCTACAGCCATCTGCTCAGCATCCATGAAACCCTCCACGTGCCCATCTCCaagatcctggggaccctgctgtTCATCGCTATCCCCATAGCAGCAGGCGTGGTGATCAAGTCCAAGCTCCCCAAGTTCTCCCAGTTGCTGCTGCAGGTCATCAAGCCCTTCAGCTTTGTGCTTCTCCTGGGTGGCCTCTTCCTGGCCTACCGCATGGGGGTCTTCATCCTGGCTGGTGTCAGGCTGCCCATCGTACTGGTGGGCCTCACAGTGCCCCTGGTTGGCCTCCTGGTGGGCTACTGTCTGGCCACCTGCCTGAAGCTGCCAGTGGCCCAGCGGCGGACGGTGAGCATTGAGGTAGGGGTGCAGAACAGCCTGCTGGCCTTGGCCATGCTGCAGTTGTCCCTCCGGCGCCTTCAAGCCGACTACGCCTCCCAGGCCCCCTTCATTGTAGCACTGAGCGGCACCTCGGAGATGCTGGCCTTGGTGATCGGCCACTTCATCTACAGCAGCCTGTGCTCAGTCCCCTGA